From the genome of Pectobacterium atrosepticum:
TTATCCGGCATCGTTTTTCCGCAAGCGCGTCCATCACCTCGAACGTCGTCCGCCGGATGCCGCGCGGCTGGATGAAGCCGCGGCGCTGATTGCGAGAAAACGTCGTCCAATGCTGATTTGCGGCGGCGGCGTTCGTTATTCCGGCGCCCATGATGCGCTGGCACAGTTTGCCGAGCAGTTTGCGATTCCGTTTGGCGAAACACAGGCGGGCAAGGGTGCACTTGTTTCATCACATCCGCTGAACTGTGGCGGCATTGGCGTCACGGGCGGGCTAGCGGCGAATCGGCTGGCGCAAGCGGCGGATCTGATTATCGGCGTCGGGACGCGTTTAACCGATTTTACTACCGGCTCCAAATCGCTGTTTCAGAACCCTGATGTCGAATTTTTACTGCTCAACGTTGCCGAGTTTGATGCGCTAAAACTGGACGCGTTGCCCCTGATTGCCGATGCTCGTATCGGGCTGGAAGCGTTGAGCGAACGGCTGGCAACGGTGTCGTATCATAGCGGCTGGCAGCAGGCTGTCGAACAGGTTCGTGCGGAATGGGAGCGCGAGCTAGGGCGGCTGTTTACCGTGCAGGATAAGGGTGAACTGGTGCCAGAAGTGGTGGATGGTCTGGAAGATAAGCTGGATGAATACCGCCAGATGCTGAATACCCATCTGACGCAAACGCGCGTGCTGGGCATACTGAATGATGAACTGGAGGATAACGCGATTGTGGTTGGTGCGGCGGGATCACTGCCGGGCGATCTACAGCGCGTGTGGCAGGTGAAAACACCGGACAGCTATCATCTGGAATATGGCTACTCCTGCATGGGGTACGAGATTGCGGCGGCCATTGGCGCACGCCTTGCGGCACAGCAGCAGCCAGTCTATGCGATGGTCGGCGATGGTTCCTATTTGATGCTCCATACCGAACTACAAACGGCGGTACAGGAGGGCATCAAAATCACCGTACTGCTGTTTGACAACGCGGGTTTTGGTTGTATCAACAACCTGCAAATGAGTCAGGGGATGGGCAGCTTCTGTACAGAAAACCGCTACCGCGATGCGGAATCGGGGCAACTGCGCGGTGCGCTTATTCCGGTGGATTTCGCCAAGAATGCGGAAAGCTATGGCTGCAAAGCGTGGCGGGTGCATGATGAAGCCTCGCTCAAGCAGGCACTGGTGGAATCACGCCAGCACTCAGGACCGGTGCTGCTCGATATCAAGGTGCTGCCGAAGACCATGACGCACGGCTATGAATCCTGGTGGCGTACGGGAACGGCGCAGATTGCCGACAACCCAGAGATTGAGTCTGCTGCCAATAGCGTGAAAGCCGCGCTCTCCCGTGCGCGGCAATATTAGGGGGCTATGCCAAGTGGCTGGTATGAGTTTTGCCGTTTCATTCCAGCCTCTGCGAAGGTTTCGGGCGTATTAAGCATACTTATTTCCTCAGTGTGTCCACACACGCCCGACAAGGCGCGCTCAATCGCCGCAGCGCCTTGACCACTGGCTTTTCGGCGCTAATGGCGTCGCTACGCGATACCTTCGGCGTTCGTGACCGCTGTTCGGGCCGTCAGTGACGCGTTCCCAACGCGGCACTGCCTTTCGCGGCGTCCATGCCGCTCACCCGGCAGTCACGCCCACCTCAGCGCAATTTTTTACGCCGAGGAAATAGAAACAGCAAGACACTCATACGGCTTTAGATATTGTTAGCTTAGCGTCATAGTGCTGCTTAGTGCTGCTTAAGGTTTCTCTTTGCTCTCACATGTAACATTAAACTGAAATATTTATTTCATTTTTAAACCGCGGTTTCATTTTCCCTCCTGCTATACGCCAACACCTGACCGATCCGCTGATAGTCATGTATATCCCCATAAACGTTCTCACCCGATGTGTGATTGTGGTTGCAGAAAACAGCGAAGATGTCATGAAAATGTTAACTGACGCGCAAAAACATAATTTTCAATTTATACAAAACTGAAATAAATGTTTTATTTTAGCTATCGGGATTTGCGGTAAAAAGTGAGTGATGGGGCTGGAGAGAATGCGACTAGCCGTTATCCCGTCACTTTATCAGTCTGGCGTTAAATACCACTCAGGTAGCAAGGGAGCATCTATGTTTAACATCGCTTTACTGGGCGCGGGCCGTATTGGCCAGGTCCACGCAGTGAACATCGCGGCACACAAAGAAACCAACCTGTACGCGGTGGTCGATCCCAACCCAACCAATGCCACCGCACTGGCCGAACGTTACCATACCAAAGTACAAACAGTTGACGAGGTCATGAACGATCCCGCCGTGCACGCCGTCCTGATTGCCTCCGCGACTGACACGCACGCCGACCTGATTGAGCTTGCTGCCAAGCATGGTAAAGCCATCTTCTGTGAAAAACCGGTACATCTGGATATTGCTCGCGTTCGCGACTGCCTGACCGTCGTCAAACAGCAGAACGTGCCGCTGTTTGTGGGCTTCAACCGCCGCTACGATCCGCAATTCCGCCGCGTCAAAACGCTGGCTAGCGAAGGCAATATAGGCAAGCCGGAATCTCTCCTGATTATCTCCCGCGATCCGTCCCCACCGCCTGCTGAGTATGTCCGCGTTTCCGGCGGTATGTTCCGCGATATGACGATCCATGATTTCGATATGGCGCGCTTCATTATGGGTGAAGAACCCGTGTCGGTCTTTGCACAAGGCAGTAATCTGGTCGATCCGGCGATTGGTGAAGCGGGGGACATAGATACCGCGTTTATCGTGCTGAAATTTGCTTCTGGCGCGATGGCGACCATCGTTAACAGCCGCCGTTCTGGTTACGGCTACGATCAGCGCCTTGAATTGCACGGCGCGAAAGGCGTGCTCACCGCAGGCAACATCCGTGAAAACGTAGTCGAGCAGTGGACGGATGACGGTTGTCTGTCTGCGAAACCTGAATATTTCTTCCTGCAACGCTATCACGCGGCCTACGCGGCAGAGTGGCAGCACTTT
Proteins encoded in this window:
- the iolG gene encoding inositol 2-dehydrogenase, with product MFNIALLGAGRIGQVHAVNIAAHKETNLYAVVDPNPTNATALAERYHTKVQTVDEVMNDPAVHAVLIASATDTHADLIELAAKHGKAIFCEKPVHLDIARVRDCLTVVKQQNVPLFVGFNRRYDPQFRRVKTLASEGNIGKPESLLIISRDPSPPPAEYVRVSGGMFRDMTIHDFDMARFIMGEEPVSVFAQGSNLVDPAIGEAGDIDTAFIVLKFASGAMATIVNSRRSGYGYDQRLELHGAKGVLTAGNIRENVVEQWTDDGCLSAKPEYFFLQRYHAAYAAEWQHFVDVLNGRTQPECSGLDGERALNLADKAFESLAQGKEVAV
- the iolD gene encoding 3D-(3,5/4)-trihydroxycyclohexane-1,2-dione acylhydrolase (decyclizing), with product MDTCRITMAQALVRFLNQQYISIDGEESPFVQGVMTIFGHGNVLGIGQALEQEANRLTVHQGCNEQGMAHIAVGFAKQHKRRKIYAVTSSVGPGAANMVTAAATATANRIPVLLLPGDLFACRQPDPVLQQVEQYHDLSISTNDCFKPVSRYWDRINRPEQLMSALINAMRVLTDPADTGAVTLCLPQDVQAEVWDYPASFFRKRVHHLERRPPDAARLDEAAALIARKRRPMLICGGGVRYSGAHDALAQFAEQFAIPFGETQAGKGALVSSHPLNCGGIGVTGGLAANRLAQAADLIIGVGTRLTDFTTGSKSLFQNPDVEFLLLNVAEFDALKLDALPLIADARIGLEALSERLATVSYHSGWQQAVEQVRAEWERELGRLFTVQDKGELVPEVVDGLEDKLDEYRQMLNTHLTQTRVLGILNDELEDNAIVVGAAGSLPGDLQRVWQVKTPDSYHLEYGYSCMGYEIAAAIGARLAAQQQPVYAMVGDGSYLMLHTELQTAVQEGIKITVLLFDNAGFGCINNLQMSQGMGSFCTENRYRDAESGQLRGALIPVDFAKNAESYGCKAWRVHDEASLKQALVESRQHSGPVLLDIKVLPKTMTHGYESWWRTGTAQIADNPEIESAANSVKAALSRARQY